In a single window of the bacterium genome:
- a CDS encoding ATP-binding protein encodes MNIISKGKSPFYPGQPVPIEFFIGRINEIQRITRSIKQVELGKPQAIFLTGEYGIGKSSLAGFMKYCAEKDNQILGIHVLLGNVETVEGVAIKTVETTIKTQVYRPTITDKIRDFLAKYIGQQELFGFSVNLEQLKTDGPNISQGFLPFLRELLNRVKDNGIKGIMLILDEINGITKNKQFAHFIKTLVDENALCTDKVPLMLILCGVEERRREMIQHHQPVERIFEIVELKPMDNNEIKVFFNKTFNSVDMQVTDEAMSLLSHYSAGFPKIMHLIGETIFWIDKDNVVDKDDVRNGILVAAEDTGKKFVDQQVYKALRSREYHSILSKLSKEDFDLSFQKGNIEKGLSDVEKKKFDNFLQRMKRLNVLKSGYERGEYIFNNRLVRLYLLLNSFREKQ; translated from the coding sequence ATGAATATTATTAGTAAAGGGAAAAGCCCATTTTATCCAGGGCAACCTGTCCCGATAGAATTCTTTATTGGTAGAATAAATGAAATTCAACGAATTACCAGGTCAATAAAGCAAGTTGAATTGGGAAAGCCACAGGCAATTTTTCTAACAGGTGAATATGGAATTGGTAAAAGTTCCCTGGCTGGTTTTATGAAATATTGTGCAGAAAAGGATAACCAAATTTTGGGCATTCATGTATTGCTTGGTAATGTAGAAACAGTGGAAGGTGTGGCTATTAAAACGGTTGAAACAACAATTAAAACGCAAGTTTATAGACCTACCATTACTGATAAAATTCGAGATTTTCTGGCAAAATACATAGGTCAACAAGAACTCTTTGGATTTAGTGTAAACCTTGAGCAGTTAAAAACTGATGGGCCAAATATCTCACAGGGTTTTTTACCCTTCTTGCGTGAGTTGTTGAATCGAGTTAAAGATAATGGTATTAAAGGGATAATGTTAATTCTTGATGAAATTAACGGAATTACCAAAAATAAACAATTTGCTCATTTCATTAAAACATTGGTCGATGAGAACGCTCTTTGCACGGACAAAGTTCCTTTAATGTTAATACTTTGTGGAGTTGAAGAGAGAAGAAGAGAGATGATTCAACATCATCAACCCGTTGAACGAATTTTTGAGATAGTTGAGCTTAAGCCAATGGACAATAATGAAATAAAAGTGTTTTTTAACAAAACATTTAATTCTGTGGATATGCAGGTTACAGATGAAGCAATGTCCCTTCTATCCCATTATTCAGCTGGATTTCCCAAAATTATGCATCTTATAGGTGAGACTATTTTCTGGATAGACAAGGATAATGTTGTTGACAAAGACGATGTGAGAAATGGAATTCTTGTAGCCGCAGAAGATACGGGCAAGAAATTTGTTGACCAACAAGTCTACAAGGCGTTGCGTAGCAGAGAGTATCATTCAATTTTATCAAAACTTAGTAAGGAAGACTTTGATTTATCTTTCCAAAAAGGTAATATTGAAAAAGGGCTTTCTGATGTAGAAAAGAAAAAATTTGATAACTTTCTCCAACGAATGAAAAGACTTAATGTCTTAAAATCTGGATATGAACGAGGAGAATATATATTTAATAATCGTTTAGTCAGACTCTATCTATTGCTTAATTCCTTTAGAGAAAAGCAATAA